The following coding sequences are from one Leptolyngbya sp. NIES-3755 window:
- a CDS encoding hypothetical protein (hypothetical protein MicvaDRAFT_3113;~similar to AA sequence:cyanobase_aa:LBDG_24380) has translation MILHLLYILAFTTLAFLAVGNLIRNLMALGIESQRQYPPMARSQNRPAPHPELLDENGRMINEPLLVMRSMSVEDAREQLDAIYKSSPGGESAQSNDD, from the coding sequence ATGATTCTGCACCTACTTTACATTTTGGCGTTCACGACTTTGGCATTTTTGGCAGTCGGTAATCTGATCCGGAACTTGATGGCACTGGGCATTGAGTCACAGAGGCAGTATCCGCCCATGGCACGATCGCAGAATCGCCCCGCTCCGCATCCAGAACTGCTTGATGAAAACGGTCGGATGATTAATGAACCTTTGTTAGTGATGCGATCGATGAGTGTGGAAGATGCTCGCGAGCAGTTAGATGCAATCTACAAATCTTCGCCAGGTGGGGAATCCGCACAGTCGAACGACGATTAG
- a CDS encoding hypothetical protein (hypothetical protein CwatDRAFT_2345;~similar to AA sequence:cyanobase_aa:LBDG_24390), translating into MFNSNLPEPDLIKTVLEPLLDDFQYWFSRSRTLLESETFPFMTPEEHVDLLDRVIHTQQEVSTVQSLLKITDGQAGVDTSVLVTWHHLVSECWQVSMKLRARKA; encoded by the coding sequence ATGTTTAACTCCAATCTTCCTGAACCCGATTTAATCAAAACCGTCTTAGAACCACTGCTTGACGATTTTCAATACTGGTTTTCGCGATCGCGCACTCTCCTCGAATCCGAAACCTTTCCATTCATGACTCCCGAAGAACACGTCGATTTACTCGATCGTGTGATTCACACTCAACAAGAAGTCAGCACCGTCCAATCCTTGCTCAAAATCACAGATGGGCAGGCAGGTGTAGACACTTCCGTTCTCGTGACTTGGCATCATCTAGTCAGCGAATGTTGGCAAGTCAGCATGAAACTGCGGGCACGCAAAGCGTGA
- a CDS encoding hypothetical protein (conserved hypothetical protein;~similar to AA sequence:cyanobase_aa:LBDG_04440) yields the protein MNDQQFYELCRANPDLRIERNAIGEIIVLPPAFADAGNRNGRILGQLFNWSETDGTGEAFDPSSGFTLPNNAIRSPDAAWIPSSRWNALTPEQQASFAPIVPDFVIELCSSSDTLTNLKEKMEEYIANGVRLGLLIDRKNRQVHVYRLDREPKILDNPESVSCDPELPMFALKMAKIW from the coding sequence ATGAACGATCAGCAGTTTTATGAGCTTTGTCGCGCCAACCCCGATCTGCGGATCGAGCGAAACGCTATTGGAGAAATTATCGTCCTGCCCCCAGCCTTTGCTGATGCTGGAAACCGAAATGGCAGAATTTTGGGGCAGCTTTTTAACTGGTCTGAAACAGATGGAACTGGAGAAGCCTTCGATCCGAGTTCAGGATTTACACTTCCTAATAATGCAATAAGGTCGCCCGATGCTGCTTGGATTCCGTCTAGTCGATGGAATGCCTTAACGCCAGAACAACAAGCTTCTTTTGCGCCAATCGTCCCAGATTTTGTTATTGAGTTATGCTCTAGCAGCGATACATTGACCAATCTCAAAGAAAAGATGGAAGAATATATTGCGAATGGAGTACGGTTGGGATTGTTAATCGATCGCAAAAATCGGCAAGTTCATGTTTATCGACTCGATCGAGAGCCAAAAATTCTCGATAATCCTGAATCGGTAAGCTGTGATCCTGAATTGCCAATGTTTGCACTGAAGATGGCGAAAATTTGGTAA
- a CDS encoding TspO/MBR family protein (similar to AA sequence:cyanobase_aa:LBDG_41170), producing the protein MLPSWLVIGIVTFVIALGSSFLRPKDVKWFNRLQRPRWLTFEKAIPLIWTVVFICGAWSAYIVWERTQNWGLMALYALVEALIVAYSPVLLWTRSLRNGTIVGGLGFILGLVLTFLVLPISGIAALLLLPYLIWSPIGTYTTWEMGRLNPESL; encoded by the coding sequence ATGCTTCCCTCATGGCTTGTGATTGGTATTGTGACTTTCGTAATTGCCCTTGGAAGCAGCTTTCTTCGCCCCAAAGATGTCAAATGGTTTAATCGATTGCAGCGTCCTAGATGGCTCACGTTTGAGAAGGCGATTCCGTTGATTTGGACCGTAGTATTCATCTGTGGCGCATGGTCAGCTTATATCGTTTGGGAACGCACTCAAAACTGGGGGTTGATGGCACTCTACGCACTGGTTGAAGCGCTGATTGTTGCTTACTCTCCGGTATTGCTTTGGACGAGAAGTTTACGAAACGGCACGATCGTGGGCGGACTTGGATTTATTTTGGGGTTAGTTCTGACATTCTTAGTGCTTCCAATCTCAGGAATTGCAGCGCTCTTACTGCTCCCATATTTGATTTGGAGTCCGATCGGAACGTACACGACTTGGGAAATGGGGCGACTCAATCCAGAATCGCTTTAA
- a CDS encoding hypothetical protein (Protein of unknown function DUF2237;~similar to AA sequence:cyanobase_aa:LBDG_11370) — translation MVSRARNVLGEELQSCCRSPMTGYYRDGYCSTGAGDTGIHVVCAQLTEEFLEFTKSRGNDLSTPMPLYDFPGLKPGDRWCLCAARWKEALDAGVAPPVVLASTHAATLEFVSLSDLKQHAITE, via the coding sequence ATGGTGTCACGTGCGAGGAATGTTTTAGGTGAGGAACTACAAAGCTGTTGTCGATCGCCGATGACCGGATACTATCGCGATGGATATTGCAGCACAGGAGCCGGAGATACCGGAATTCATGTGGTTTGTGCTCAGTTGACCGAAGAATTTTTAGAATTCACCAAGTCACGTGGAAATGATCTGAGTACTCCCATGCCGTTATATGATTTCCCAGGACTGAAACCGGGCGATCGATGGTGTCTGTGTGCCGCTCGTTGGAAAGAAGCACTCGACGCGGGGGTTGCGCCTCCCGTTGTCCTTGCTTCAACTCATGCAGCGACATTAGAATTTGTCTCACTGAGTGACTTGAAGCAACATGCAATTACTGAGTAG
- a CDS encoding ArsC family protein (similar to AA sequence:cyanobase_aa:LBDG_11360): MSLQVYGIPTCGTCKKALNWLDDRAINYTFINTKDHPPSPTEIKDWVSTLGAKSMRNTSGLSYRALGEEKQTWTDTQWIEAFSKDAMLIKRPLFVKAGTAVSVGFKADTLEQVLK, translated from the coding sequence ATGTCTCTTCAAGTCTATGGGATTCCCACCTGTGGAACCTGCAAAAAAGCGCTCAACTGGTTAGACGATCGAGCGATCAATTACACGTTTATCAATACAAAAGATCACCCACCCTCCCCGACTGAGATCAAAGATTGGGTTTCCACTTTAGGAGCAAAATCGATGCGAAATACGTCGGGGCTATCTTATCGTGCGTTGGGGGAGGAAAAACAGACTTGGACAGACACACAATGGATCGAGGCATTCTCGAAAGACGCAATGCTGATCAAACGTCCCTTATTTGTTAAAGCTGGAACAGCGGTGTCTGTTGGATTCAAAGCAGATACGCTAGAGCAAGTCCTGAAATAA
- a CDS encoding carbon dioxide concentrating mechanism protein CcmK (similar to AA sequence:cyanobase_aa:LBDG_41160) codes for MNSQDRYTDTALGLVSTQSFPAIVGTADMMLKSSGVTLVGYEMIGGGYCTAVVRGGISDVRLAVEVGAETVEQFGMKVSTVIIPRPMPNLDEVLPIGSKLAAMVGKHTTNQFSNLAVGLLETRGFPAMVAAADAMLKSSDVTLTAYHTIGDGLCTAIVRGTVANVAMAVEVGMQEAERVGELHSVMVIPRALDDLDQTLPIASCWIEELQPLQIPITVKEIEKPRVALPELVELQPLELPAQVEKALPQAQEAEFEPEIEEKQAIELEIESEQRQPLELEAEKPKEETEE; via the coding sequence ATGAATTCTCAAGATCGTTACACTGATACCGCTCTCGGTCTAGTTTCGACCCAAAGTTTTCCCGCGATCGTGGGCACTGCCGATATGATGCTGAAGTCCTCTGGGGTGACGCTGGTGGGCTATGAAATGATCGGCGGTGGGTATTGTACTGCGGTGGTGCGGGGTGGAATTTCTGATGTCCGATTGGCAGTGGAAGTTGGAGCCGAAACGGTTGAGCAATTTGGCATGAAGGTTTCGACCGTGATCATTCCACGACCGATGCCCAATTTAGATGAAGTGTTGCCGATCGGGAGTAAACTCGCCGCAATGGTCGGGAAACACACGACGAATCAGTTTAGTAATTTAGCAGTGGGATTGCTCGAAACTCGTGGCTTTCCGGCAATGGTGGCGGCGGCGGATGCGATGTTGAAGTCTTCAGATGTGACGTTGACGGCTTATCATACGATCGGGGATGGACTGTGTACGGCGATCGTCCGTGGAACGGTTGCAAATGTGGCGATGGCAGTCGAAGTGGGAATGCAGGAAGCCGAACGAGTTGGGGAATTACACTCGGTGATGGTGATTCCGAGAGCATTGGATGATTTGGATCAGACTTTACCGATCGCGTCTTGTTGGATCGAGGAACTTCAGCCGCTACAGATTCCGATTACAGTCAAAGAAATCGAAAAACCGCGTGTGGCATTACCAGAATTAGTGGAGTTACAGCCGTTAGAATTGCCTGCACAGGTGGAAAAAGCTTTGCCCCAAGCACAGGAAGCCGAGTTTGAACCTGAGATCGAGGAAAAGCAAGCGATCGAGCTTGAGATTGAATCGGAACAGAGACAACCTCTTGAGCTAGAGGCTGAGAAGCCTAAAGAAGAAACTGAAGAATAA
- a CDS encoding threonyl-tRNA synthetase (similar to AA sequence:cyanobase_aa:LBDG_24400), with protein sequence MSDDSLQPEKIHLPKTSESIPLQKIRHTTSHVMAMAVQKLFPKAQVTIGPWIENGFYYDFDSPEPFTEKDLKAIKKEMAKIIRRNLPVSREEVSRDEAKSRIQSINEPYKLEILEDIKEEPITIYHLGDQWWDLCAGPHVDSTAELNPDAIELESVAGAYWRGDETKAQLQRIYGTAWENPEQLAEYKRRKEEAQKRDHRKLGKELGLFIFSDLVGPGLPMWTPKGTVLRSTLETFLQQQQLKRSYLPVVTPHIGRVDLFKVSGHWQKYKEDLFPMMAEDDAAREHEQGFVLKAMNCPFHVQIYKSELRSYRELPMRLAEFGTVYRYEQSGELGGLTRVRGFTQDDAHLFVTPEQLDDEFLKVVDLIQSVFQALQLKSFKARLSFRDPNSDKYIGSDEAWNQAESAIRRAVETLGMDHFEGIGEAAFYGPKLDFMVQDALDREWQLGTVQVDYNLPERFDLEYVAEDGSRQRPVMIHRAPFGSLERLIGILIEEYKGDFPVWLAPEQIRLLPVSDEFRPFAVQVAEQMKQAGIRAEVAPDGDRLGKLIRNAEKEKIPVMAVVGAKEVEANALNIRTRASGELGALPVSEVLDRLKLANTEHGNF encoded by the coding sequence ATGTCAGACGATTCTTTGCAACCGGAAAAAATCCATCTCCCTAAGACCAGCGAATCCATTCCTTTGCAAAAGATTCGTCATACGACTTCGCACGTGATGGCAATGGCGGTTCAGAAACTCTTTCCCAAAGCGCAAGTGACGATCGGACCTTGGATCGAAAATGGGTTCTACTACGATTTTGATAGCCCAGAACCGTTCACCGAAAAGGATCTCAAGGCGATCAAGAAAGAGATGGCGAAAATTATTCGTCGAAATCTGCCTGTGAGTCGTGAAGAAGTCAGCCGCGATGAGGCGAAATCTCGAATTCAATCGATCAATGAGCCGTACAAGCTCGAAATTCTAGAAGACATCAAAGAAGAACCGATCACGATTTACCACTTGGGCGATCAGTGGTGGGATTTGTGTGCAGGTCCTCACGTGGACAGTACTGCGGAACTGAACCCCGATGCGATCGAGCTTGAATCCGTGGCGGGTGCATACTGGCGCGGCGATGAAACCAAAGCGCAATTGCAGCGAATTTATGGAACCGCTTGGGAAAATCCCGAACAGTTAGCCGAATACAAACGCCGTAAAGAAGAAGCTCAGAAGCGCGACCACCGCAAGCTAGGAAAAGAACTTGGATTGTTCATCTTTTCGGATTTGGTGGGTCCTGGTTTGCCGATGTGGACACCGAAAGGAACCGTTCTACGATCGACCCTCGAAACTTTTCTGCAACAACAGCAACTCAAACGTAGCTATCTACCTGTTGTAACTCCTCACATTGGACGGGTTGATTTGTTCAAAGTCTCTGGTCACTGGCAGAAATACAAAGAGGACTTGTTCCCGATGATGGCGGAAGATGATGCTGCCAGAGAACACGAACAGGGTTTCGTCCTCAAAGCGATGAACTGTCCATTTCACGTTCAGATTTATAAGAGTGAACTGCGATCGTATCGAGAACTGCCGATGCGACTTGCAGAATTTGGAACCGTCTACCGCTATGAGCAATCCGGTGAACTTGGTGGATTAACCAGAGTGCGAGGCTTTACTCAGGATGATGCTCACTTATTTGTGACTCCGGAGCAATTAGATGACGAATTTCTCAAAGTCGTTGATCTGATTCAAAGTGTGTTTCAGGCTTTACAACTCAAGAGCTTCAAAGCGCGTCTCAGCTTCCGCGATCCGAATTCTGATAAATACATCGGGTCGGATGAAGCTTGGAACCAGGCAGAAAGCGCGATTCGTCGAGCCGTTGAGACCTTGGGAATGGATCACTTTGAAGGCATTGGAGAAGCTGCGTTCTATGGTCCTAAATTAGACTTTATGGTGCAAGATGCGCTCGATCGAGAATGGCAACTCGGAACCGTTCAAGTCGATTACAACTTACCGGAACGGTTTGATCTCGAATACGTTGCAGAAGACGGAAGCCGCCAACGTCCGGTAATGATTCACCGCGCACCGTTTGGATCATTGGAACGATTGATCGGAATCCTGATCGAAGAATACAAGGGAGATTTCCCAGTCTGGTTAGCTCCGGAGCAGATTCGATTGTTACCTGTCAGTGATGAGTTTCGACCGTTTGCCGTTCAAGTTGCGGAACAAATGAAGCAGGCTGGAATTCGGGCAGAAGTCGCACCCGATGGCGATCGACTCGGTAAACTCATTCGCAATGCTGAAAAGGAAAAAATCCCAGTGATGGCAGTTGTTGGAGCCAAAGAGGTTGAAGCGAATGCGTTGAATATTCGGACTCGTGCTTCTGGAGAATTGGGCGCGTTGCCTGTTTCGGAAGTGCTCGATCGGCTTAAACTCGCCAATACTGAACACGGCAACTTCTAA
- a CDS encoding coagulation factor 5/8 type domain protein (similar to AA sequence:cyanobase_aa:LBDG_11380) has protein sequence MVLPGVCQAAAAGMAALQLFYSPTTGLWNSTGWWNAANALETTIDYARLTHQTTYHRVIANTYEKQKKTKFTEAEVYDDQGWWALTWIKAYDLTGEKRYLDTAKAIFKDMTKGWDSKCGGGMWWQKDRQYKNAITNELFFTVAIRLHQRTVNDYGKGSYIDWAKRGWTWLKQSGIINRKNLVNDGLDDRCRNNGYPTWTYNQGVVIGGLVDLYTSTKDSAYLKQANAIANAAIQHLSKDGVLREVCEPNCGEDGPQFKGIFIRNLAYLHQVSPNSRYRDFIVKNASSIWANSRNDRHQFGLVWGQRFDRADAARQSSAIDALNATIPFDSCVAKVSEAPKITTPLFSAVQPEVQQPWKSVLSMIVGSDSKGIIGY, from the coding sequence ATGGTTTTACCCGGAGTGTGTCAAGCTGCCGCTGCTGGAATGGCTGCCCTTCAACTGTTTTATAGTCCGACAACTGGCTTATGGAATTCGACAGGTTGGTGGAATGCGGCAAATGCACTCGAAACCACGATCGATTATGCGCGACTGACCCATCAGACAACTTATCACCGCGTTATTGCGAACACTTACGAGAAGCAGAAAAAGACTAAGTTCACTGAAGCAGAAGTCTATGACGATCAAGGCTGGTGGGCACTCACTTGGATTAAAGCTTACGATTTGACCGGAGAAAAGCGCTACCTCGATACCGCCAAAGCGATCTTCAAAGATATGACCAAAGGTTGGGATTCAAAATGTGGTGGCGGCATGTGGTGGCAAAAAGATCGTCAGTACAAAAACGCCATTACTAATGAGCTATTTTTTACAGTCGCAATCCGGTTGCATCAACGCACCGTGAATGACTACGGTAAAGGAAGTTACATTGATTGGGCGAAACGCGGCTGGACTTGGTTGAAACAATCGGGCATAATCAACCGCAAAAACCTCGTCAACGATGGATTAGACGATCGATGCCGCAATAATGGCTACCCCACTTGGACCTACAATCAGGGCGTTGTGATTGGGGGATTAGTCGATCTATATACCAGCACCAAGGATAGTGCTTATTTGAAGCAGGCGAACGCGATCGCAAATGCTGCAATTCAGCATCTCTCTAAAGATGGCGTTTTGCGTGAAGTGTGTGAACCCAACTGTGGCGAAGATGGACCTCAGTTTAAAGGGATTTTTATTCGCAATTTGGCTTATTTGCATCAGGTTTCACCGAATTCGCGTTATCGAGATTTTATTGTGAAGAATGCGTCCTCGATTTGGGCGAATAGTCGCAACGATCGACATCAGTTTGGATTGGTTTGGGGACAACGATTCGATCGAGCCGATGCAGCCCGTCAGAGTTCTGCGATCGATGCTTTAAATGCGACGATTCCGTTTGATTCTTGTGTGGCGAAAGTGAGTGAAGCTCCGAAAATTACGACTCCTTTGTTTTCAGCAGTTCAGCCTGAAGTGCAACAGCCTTGGAAGTCAGTTCTGTCGATGATTGTGGGATCTGACTCGAAAGGAATTATTGGTTATTAG
- a CDS encoding iron-sulfur cluster assembly accessory protein (similar to AA sequence:cyanobase_aa:LBDG_18700) translates to MTQTTQATQPQRGIQMSESALKHVLMLREQQGKDLCLRVGVRGGGCSGMSYTMDFEDPTNIRPDDHVYDYEGFKVVSDPKSLLYLYGLMLDYSTALIGGGFQFTNPNANQTCGCGKSFSA, encoded by the coding sequence ATGACTCAAACTACACAAGCTACACAGCCTCAGCGCGGTATCCAGATGAGCGAATCAGCCCTGAAGCACGTTCTAATGCTCCGCGAACAGCAAGGGAAAGATCTCTGTCTCCGGGTGGGAGTGCGCGGTGGTGGCTGTTCTGGCATGTCCTACACAATGGATTTTGAAGACCCGACGAATATTCGTCCTGATGATCATGTTTACGATTACGAGGGCTTCAAAGTCGTATCTGATCCGAAAAGCCTACTGTATCTCTACGGTTTGATGTTGGATTACAGTACTGCATTGATTGGTGGCGGATTCCAATTCACCAATCCGAATGCGAATCAAACTTGCGGCTGTGGAAAATCGTTCTCAGCATAG
- a CDS encoding hypothetical protein (hypothetical protein PCC7424_3187;~similar to AA sequence:cyanobase_aa:LBDG_24370), translating into MKDQSWWNQVRESVGNSVSGVTQRVSIDSIAQSLTGWFRVDEAEVQEILQKVRSELPTTEALLVGKPQSGKSSIVRGLTGVSAEIVGQGFRPHTQFTQQYSYPTPDLPLLVFTDTVGLGDGTQETSEVIRELIGELQPDETRAKVLILTIRINDFATDTLKQIATRIRAKHPEVPCLLAVTCLHELYPPDVMDHPEYPPSFADLDRAFSTIQQNFAGLFDRAVLIDFTLEEDEFNPTFYGLETFIEALAELLPEAEARTIAQLLNDQNAGKQISDLYHDAGRRYILPFSVMAGAAAAIPLPLATMPVLTALQVSMVGALGQLYGQTLSPSQAGGVVSAIAGGFVAQAIGRELIKFVPGFGSVIAASWASAYTWALGEAACVYFGDLMGGKKPDPKRIQAAMKESFQLAKERFKKH; encoded by the coding sequence ATGAAAGATCAATCTTGGTGGAATCAGGTTCGCGAATCAGTTGGTAACAGTGTTTCAGGAGTAACCCAGCGAGTTTCGATCGACTCGATCGCACAATCGCTCACGGGTTGGTTTCGAGTAGACGAAGCGGAAGTTCAAGAAATTTTGCAAAAAGTGCGATCGGAGTTGCCCACAACAGAAGCGCTCTTGGTCGGAAAACCGCAGTCGGGAAAAAGCTCGATCGTGCGGGGATTAACAGGGGTTTCAGCGGAAATCGTCGGTCAAGGATTTCGCCCACATACCCAATTCACTCAGCAATACAGTTATCCAACTCCAGACTTACCGCTGCTTGTCTTTACGGATACGGTTGGCTTAGGGGATGGAACTCAAGAAACTTCAGAAGTGATTCGCGAATTGATTGGCGAACTACAACCCGATGAAACTCGTGCGAAAGTTCTCATTCTAACGATTCGGATCAATGATTTTGCAACCGACACTCTAAAGCAAATTGCAACTCGCATCCGCGCCAAACATCCAGAAGTCCCTTGCCTCTTAGCGGTCACTTGTTTGCACGAACTGTATCCGCCCGATGTGATGGATCATCCTGAGTATCCACCGAGTTTTGCAGATCTCGATCGAGCTTTTTCCACAATTCAGCAGAACTTTGCCGGATTGTTCGATCGTGCTGTCTTAATCGATTTCACCCTAGAAGAAGACGAATTCAATCCGACGTTTTACGGATTAGAAACATTTATTGAGGCGTTGGCAGAATTATTACCCGAAGCGGAAGCAAGAACGATCGCGCAGCTATTAAACGATCAAAACGCAGGTAAACAAATTAGTGATCTCTATCACGATGCTGGAAGACGTTATATTCTGCCATTTTCTGTGATGGCGGGTGCTGCCGCAGCAATTCCATTACCATTGGCAACAATGCCTGTATTGACTGCCTTACAAGTGTCGATGGTGGGAGCCTTGGGGCAGTTGTATGGGCAAACCTTGTCACCTTCTCAGGCAGGGGGAGTTGTGAGCGCGATCGCAGGTGGATTTGTCGCACAAGCGATCGGGCGAGAATTGATCAAGTTTGTGCCGGGATTTGGGAGCGTAATTGCAGCATCTTGGGCGAGTGCGTATACGTGGGCATTGGGAGAAGCGGCTTGTGTGTATTTTGGGGATTTGATGGGCGGGAAAAAGCCTGACCCGAAACGAATTCAGGCTGCGATGAAAGAATCATTTCAGTTGGCGAAAGAGCGATTTAAGAAACACTAG
- a CDS encoding glucosamine--fructose-6-phosphate aminotransferase (similar to AA sequence:cyanobase_aa:LBDG_10270), whose protein sequence is MCGIVGYIGTQEASGILLEGLRKLEYRGYDSAGIATILDGEIHCVRAKGKLHNLEEKLAGEPNRARTGIAHTRWATHGKPEEYNAHPHMDMKMRIAVIQNGIIENYRELREELKSRGCEFRSDTDTEVIPHLIAEELSKAELLAEFPLLEAVRSVVKRLNGAFAIAVICADYPDELIVARQQAPVVLGFGQGEFYCASDTPALIPYTRAVLNLENGELARMTPIGVEIYSFEGQRLKKKPRTLDVNPVMVEKQGFKHYMLKEIYEQPGVVRACLEAYFDTEWDASNSRSPVKLGLSDSILNHLQQVQIIACGTSWHAGLVGKYLLEQLAGVPTSVHYASEYRYSASPLTPNTLTIGVTQSGETADTLAALAMEQDRRSTLSTGLEARMLGITNRAESSLGHLVPNLIETHAGIEIGVAATKTFVAQVMAFYALAIDLTFRRQSKDPTAIEQLLDGLRQLPAQIELILESQERYIEELAHDFAETQDFIFLGRGINFPIALEGALKLKEISYIHAEGYPAGEMKHGPIALLDAKVPVVTIAMPGLVFEKVLSNAQEARARDAKLIGVTPMDEQEAADTFDTLIPVPHVDEILSPILTVIPLQLLAYHIAARRGLDVDQPRNLAKSVTVE, encoded by the coding sequence ATGTGCGGAATTGTCGGCTACATCGGAACCCAAGAAGCCAGCGGAATTCTGCTCGAAGGGTTGCGGAAATTGGAATATCGGGGCTACGATTCTGCCGGAATTGCCACGATTCTCGATGGCGAAATTCACTGTGTCCGCGCTAAAGGCAAACTCCATAATCTAGAAGAAAAACTCGCAGGCGAACCGAATCGGGCTCGAACTGGAATCGCACATACTCGCTGGGCAACACACGGGAAACCTGAAGAGTACAATGCCCATCCGCACATGGATATGAAGATGCGGATCGCAGTGATTCAAAATGGCATTATCGAGAACTATCGTGAACTGCGCGAGGAACTAAAAAGTCGCGGCTGTGAGTTTCGATCGGATACAGATACCGAAGTGATTCCTCATTTGATTGCAGAAGAATTGAGCAAGGCGGAACTTTTGGCTGAATTCCCGTTACTCGAAGCCGTGCGATCGGTGGTGAAACGATTGAATGGTGCATTTGCGATCGCGGTGATTTGCGCGGATTACCCTGACGAATTAATCGTTGCCCGTCAGCAAGCCCCAGTCGTTCTTGGTTTCGGACAAGGCGAATTTTACTGTGCATCTGATACGCCTGCATTGATTCCTTACACTCGTGCAGTGTTGAATTTGGAGAATGGCGAACTTGCAAGAATGACTCCGATCGGCGTTGAAATTTATAGTTTCGAGGGTCAGCGCTTAAAGAAAAAGCCTCGTACCTTGGATGTAAACCCAGTGATGGTGGAAAAACAAGGCTTCAAACACTACATGCTGAAGGAGATTTACGAACAGCCTGGAGTGGTTCGAGCCTGTTTGGAAGCCTATTTCGATACCGAATGGGATGCTTCAAACAGTCGCTCTCCGGTGAAATTAGGACTATCAGACAGCATTTTGAACCATCTCCAACAAGTTCAAATTATTGCTTGCGGCACGAGTTGGCACGCGGGTCTAGTCGGTAAATATTTGCTTGAACAATTAGCAGGTGTTCCCACTTCAGTTCATTATGCGTCTGAGTATCGCTATTCTGCATCGCCACTGACTCCGAATACTTTAACGATCGGGGTGACTCAATCCGGTGAAACGGCGGATACTTTAGCGGCTTTAGCAATGGAACAAGACCGTCGATCGACGCTTAGCACAGGTTTAGAAGCTCGAATGCTCGGCATTACCAATCGCGCTGAAAGTTCTCTGGGTCATCTGGTTCCCAACCTCATTGAAACTCATGCAGGAATTGAAATCGGTGTTGCTGCAACGAAAACCTTTGTCGCTCAAGTCATGGCGTTTTATGCGTTAGCGATCGATCTCACGTTCCGCCGTCAATCGAAAGATCCAACTGCGATCGAACAATTGCTCGACGGATTGCGTCAGCTTCCTGCCCAGATCGAATTAATTCTCGAAAGCCAAGAGCGCTACATCGAAGAACTCGCTCATGATTTTGCAGAAACACAGGATTTTATCTTCTTGGGACGCGGCATTAATTTCCCGATCGCGCTTGAAGGGGCATTGAAACTGAAGGAAATCAGCTACATTCATGCAGAGGGCTATCCCGCAGGCGAAATGAAACATGGACCGATCGCGCTACTCGATGCGAAAGTTCCGGTTGTGACGATCGCGATGCCTGGATTAGTGTTCGAGAAAGTTCTCTCAAATGCTCAAGAAGCACGAGCGCGAGATGCCAAACTGATCGGGGTCACGCCCATGGATGAACAGGAAGCAGCGGATACGTTTGACACCTTGATTCCTGTGCCTCACGTGGACGAAATTCTGTCGCCAATCTTGACCGTGATTCCGCTGCAATTGTTGGCATATCATATCGCGGCTCGACGTGGATTAGATGTAGATCAGCCGCGTAATTTGGCGAAGAGTGTCACTGTGGAATAG